In a single window of the Planctomycetota bacterium genome:
- a CDS encoding UDP-glucose/GDP-mannose dehydrogenase family protein, with translation MNVTVIGCGYVGLCSGTCLASIGHTVRGVEKMPAKLAKLQAGDCPIFEPGLAERMTENIREGRLSFTGDVAEAVEDAQIVFLAVGTPPKPDGTVDMTFLETAGREVCEALEKRQSENAGDMVTIIVKSTVPAGTNRKLSEYLKEHTNANVRVVSNPEFLKEGTAVDDFLRPDRVVIGCESGEPEAPEAQAVHQLYDPILREQVKAGNPNCWFVMNWESAELTKYAANTMLAARISFMNELTILCEHYGADIEAIRRGMGSDKRIGPAFLRAGCGYGGSCFPKDVAAMEHISRQANYENKFVHAIIDTNNNQKKRFAQKITDKLGRDAKGATVAVWGLAFKADTDDIRESTAIDVIKHLVDNGVTVKAYDPKGVDNMKEIFTQGVEWCVDPVRAAEGADAIAICTDWLIFETMDFSKVKAVMNKPLIFDGRNCLHRTDMKRHGIEYYPMGRPDVQPGGKPSSVKTATGAAPSEAEAA, from the coding sequence ATGAACGTCACCGTCATCGGTTGTGGATACGTCGGCCTCTGCTCCGGCACCTGTCTCGCCTCCATCGGGCACACCGTCCGCGGCGTCGAGAAGATGCCAGCCAAGCTCGCCAAGCTTCAGGCCGGCGATTGCCCGATCTTCGAGCCGGGCCTCGCCGAGCGCATGACGGAGAACATCCGCGAGGGTCGCCTGAGCTTCACCGGCGACGTCGCTGAGGCCGTTGAGGACGCTCAGATCGTCTTCCTCGCCGTCGGCACGCCGCCCAAGCCGGACGGCACCGTCGACATGACCTTCCTCGAGACCGCGGGCCGAGAGGTCTGCGAAGCGCTCGAAAAGCGTCAGAGCGAGAACGCCGGCGACATGGTGACCATCATCGTCAAGTCGACCGTTCCGGCCGGCACGAACCGCAAGCTCAGCGAGTATCTCAAGGAGCACACCAACGCGAATGTCCGCGTCGTCTCCAACCCCGAGTTCCTCAAAGAAGGCACCGCCGTCGACGACTTCCTGCGGCCTGACCGCGTCGTCATCGGCTGCGAGTCGGGCGAGCCCGAGGCTCCCGAAGCTCAGGCCGTCCACCAGCTGTACGACCCGATCCTGCGGGAGCAGGTCAAGGCCGGCAACCCGAACTGCTGGTTCGTCATGAACTGGGAGTCGGCCGAGCTGACCAAGTACGCGGCCAACACGATGCTCGCGGCCCGCATCAGCTTCATGAACGAGCTGACAATCCTCTGCGAGCACTACGGCGCCGACATCGAGGCGATCCGTCGCGGCATGGGCAGCGACAAGCGCATCGGCCCGGCCTTCCTGCGAGCCGGCTGCGGCTACGGCGGCTCTTGCTTCCCGAAGGACGTTGCTGCGATGGAGCACATCTCGCGACAGGCGAACTACGAGAACAAGTTCGTCCACGCGATCATCGACACCAACAACAACCAGAAGAAGCGGTTTGCCCAGAAGATCACGGACAAGCTTGGCCGCGACGCCAAGGGTGCCACCGTCGCCGTCTGGGGCCTGGCCTTCAAGGCCGACACCGACGACATCCGCGAGTCGACCGCGATCGACGTCATCAAGCACCTGGTGGACAATGGAGTCACGGTCAAGGCCTACGACCCCAAGGGCGTTGACAACATGAAGGAGATCTTCACCCAAGGCGTCGAGTGGTGTGTCGACCCGGTTCGCGCCGCTGAGGGTGCCGATGCGATCGCGATCTGCACGGACTGGCTGATCTTCGAGACGATGGACTTCAGCAAGGTCAAGGCGGTCATGAACAAGCCGCTGATCTTCGACGGCCGCAACTGCCTGCACCGGACAGACATGAAGCGTCACGGCATCGAGTACTACCCGATGGGCCGACCCGACGTGCAGCCCGGCGGCAAGCCCAGCAGCGTCAAGACCGCCACCGGCGCAGCCCCGAGCGAAGCCGAAGCGGCGTGA